A DNA window from Prevotella intermedia ATCC 25611 = DSM 20706 contains the following coding sequences:
- the tsaD gene encoding tRNA (adenosine(37)-N6)-threonylcarbamoyltransferase complex transferase subunit TsaD codes for MEKNQDIYILGIESSCDDTSAAVLRNGVILSNVTASQDVHKAYGGVVPELASRAHQQNVVPVVDQAIKRAGITKEQLSAVAFTRGPGLMGSLLVGVSFAKGFARSLGIPLIDVNHLQGHVLAHFIKETDDDNNQPPFPFICLLVSGGNSQIVKVNAYNDMEVLGQTIDDAAGEAIDKCSKVMGLGYPGGPIIDKLARQGNPKAYKFAEPNVAGYDYSFSGLKTSFLYNLREWIKDDPDFIEHHKNDLAASLEFTIVDILMKKLRKAVKDTGITHVAVAGGVSANNGLRNAFHDHAARFGWTIYIPKFSYTTDNAAMIASVGTFKYRDGKFATIDLPAFSKVTFE; via the coding sequence ATGGAGAAAAATCAGGATATATATATATTAGGTATAGAGAGCAGCTGCGACGATACCAGTGCGGCAGTGCTGCGCAACGGTGTCATTCTCAGCAACGTTACCGCCTCGCAAGATGTGCACAAGGCATACGGAGGTGTGGTTCCGGAGCTGGCGTCGCGGGCACACCAGCAGAATGTCGTGCCTGTTGTAGACCAAGCCATAAAGCGTGCAGGCATCACAAAGGAACAATTGTCTGCCGTTGCCTTTACGCGCGGTCCCGGACTTATGGGCAGTCTGCTCGTTGGCGTTAGCTTTGCAAAAGGCTTTGCACGCTCGTTAGGCATTCCGCTCATCGACGTAAACCACCTGCAAGGGCACGTTCTCGCCCACTTTATCAAGGAAACCGACGACGACAACAACCAACCGCCGTTCCCATTCATCTGCCTTTTGGTTTCTGGAGGCAACTCTCAGATAGTAAAGGTGAATGCCTACAACGATATGGAAGTGTTGGGACAAACCATCGACGACGCAGCCGGCGAAGCCATCGACAAATGTTCCAAGGTTATGGGATTAGGCTATCCTGGCGGCCCAATTATCGATAAGTTGGCTCGTCAGGGCAATCCGAAAGCCTATAAATTTGCCGAACCCAACGTAGCGGGCTACGATTATTCGTTCTCGGGGCTGAAAACGTCGTTCCTTTACAATCTTCGCGAGTGGATAAAGGACGACCCCGACTTCATAGAACACCACAAGAACGACCTCGCTGCAAGCCTTGAGTTCACCATCGTGGATATTTTGATGAAGAAACTTCGCAAGGCAGTAAAGGATACAGGCATCACACACGTTGCCGTAGCAGGGGGCGTGTCAGCCAACAACGGTCTGCGCAACGCCTTCCACGACCACGCAGCACGCTTCGGCTGGACAATATACATACCGAAGTTCAGCTATACCACCGACAACGCAGCTATGA